The proteins below come from a single Cervus elaphus chromosome 4, mCerEla1.1, whole genome shotgun sequence genomic window:
- the ZNF19 gene encoding zinc finger protein 19 yields the protein MAVMPLKVWHQAVVTFEDVAVYFTRTEWAGLSPAQRALYRSVMLEICGNLMSLGYPIPKPTLVSLLERGDLLAGLETQDNPPAQGTKDIYKNARTHMDSELTPTWGISEERDMMMSHGPQKNVLNKSSFLETCELEQHQEIPTVKNVRGKVLRIHYDRKPFRCEECGKCFSYFSYYVRHQRIHTGEKPFECNECGKAFNGNSSLIRHQRIHTGEKPYQCEECGRAFNDNANLIRHQRIHSGDRPYLCRECGNGFTSSSEFVLHQRIHTGEKPYKCNECGKAFVGNSPLLQHQKIHTGEKPYECNECGKSFGRTSHLSQHQRIHTGEKPYSCKICGQAFNFRTKLTRHQQVHSEVKPFDCICCGKVFSTQAQLKRHLRIHIQETSCDECGKVFTSERNLLQHQRVHTRKKPCDYVKYEKTFRTSSQLDCVHPGEKPVLDVGCFGLPEFFTPFYW from the exons ATGGCTGTCATGCCCCTGAAAGTCTGGCACCAG GCGGTGGTGACCTTTGAGGATGTGGCTGTTTACTTCACCCGGACAGAATGGGCTGGCCTTTCTCCTGCACAGAGGGCCCTGTACAGAAGTGTGATGCTGGAGATCTGTGGGAACTTGATGTCCCTGG GATACCCAATTCCCAAACCTACATTAGTCTCACTTCTAGAGAGAGGGGATTTGCTTGCGGGCCTGGAGACACAGGATAATCCTCCTGCACAGGGGACCAAAGACATCTATAAAA ATGCCAGGACCCACATGGACAGTGAATTAACACCAACATGGGGAATTTCTGAAGAAAGAGACATGATGATGTCACATGGACCACAGAAGAACGTTCTTAACAAAAGCAGCTTCCTAGAAACATGTGAACTGGAGCAACACCAGGAAATCCCCACAGTGAAAAATGTTAGAGGAAAGGTTCTAAGAATCCACTATGATAGGAAACCCTTCAGATGTGAAGAGTGTGGGAAATGCTTCagctatttttcttattatgttAGACATCAGAGAATCCACACTGGGGAGAAACCTTTTGAGTGTAATGAGTGTGGAAAAGCCTTTAATGGCAATTCTTCATTAATTCGACATCAGAGAATCCACACTGGTGAGAAACCCTATCAGTGTGAAGAGTGTGGGAGAGCCTTTAACGATAATGCAAATCTGATTAGGCATCAGAGAATCCACAGTGGGGACAGACCCTATCTCTGTAGGGAGTGTGGAAATGGTTTCACCAGTAGTTCTGAGTTTGTTTTAcaccagagaattcacactggagagaaaccttataagtGTAATGAGTGTGGAAAAGCTTTTGTTGGTAATTCACCACTTCTGCAACATCAGAAaatccacactggagagaaaccatatgagTGTAATGAGTGTGGCAAAAGCTTTGGAAGGACTTCTCATCTTAGTCAGCATCAGCGTATTCACACAGGGGAAAAGCCTTACTCTTGTAAAATATGTGGGCAAGCCTTCAATTTCCGTACAAAACTAACTCGGCACCAGCAAGTCCACAGTGAGGTGAAACCTTTTGACTGTATATGTTGTGGAAAAGTGTTTAGTACTCAGGCTCAGTTGAAAAGACATCTAAGAATCCATATTCAGGAGACCTCCTGTGATGAGTGTGGAAAAGTTTTCACTAGCGAAAGAAATCTGCTTCAGCATCAAAGAGTCCATACTAGAAAGAAACCCTGTGACTATGTCAAGTATGAAAAAACCTTTAGGACATCTTCCCAGCTAGATTGTGTCCACCCTGGAGAGAAGCCTGTGCTGGATGTTGGTTGTTTTGGGCTCCCAGAATTTTTTACCCCCTTTTACTGGTAA